From Candidatus Methanoplasma cognatum, one genomic window encodes:
- a CDS encoding glycosyltransferase: MRIAIMTDSYLPTRDGVVTAVMTLSKSLRDLGHTVFIIAPDPGKDQREPGVYYFPAMRFNKYPDYFLPVFPSGKKELIESLNVDIIHIHGIAFMALKGLIVSRSTGVPAVTTYCTNVVDTLEFYSPVPIPMDILSKLAWIYIRNFMKRPSCIIGSTPATLTEFEENAVRTKRTAVIPVGIDVSRFRTGLDGSEIRKRHGFTDERVVIHVGRVSYEKNIGVAVKAFKHLPDDVKLMIVGKGPALQDMKDLVKNEGLEDRVIFTGFVPDDELALYYSASDVVVSASRFETQGLTITEAMACGLPAACSDGRAFLDVVVDGVNGFLFKDTPEECAEAIMKCLESKEGMSANARKTAEEYSMEATGKKMISLYESVVSSRKSS; the protein is encoded by the coding sequence ATGAGAATAGCAATAATGACAGACAGCTATCTTCCGACGAGGGACGGCGTCGTTACCGCTGTTATGACCCTAAGCAAGTCGCTGAGGGATCTGGGCCACACTGTTTTCATCATCGCTCCAGACCCGGGGAAGGATCAGAGGGAACCCGGGGTCTATTATTTCCCGGCTATGAGGTTCAACAAATATCCGGATTATTTCCTCCCGGTGTTCCCTTCCGGGAAAAAGGAGCTCATCGAATCCCTGAATGTGGACATAATCCACATACACGGAATAGCGTTCATGGCCCTCAAGGGGCTCATCGTCTCAAGGTCGACGGGCGTGCCGGCGGTCACCACATACTGCACGAACGTTGTCGACACGCTTGAATTCTATTCCCCCGTCCCGATACCTATGGACATCCTGTCCAAACTTGCCTGGATATACATAAGGAACTTCATGAAGAGGCCGAGCTGCATAATCGGGTCCACTCCCGCTACGCTGACGGAATTCGAGGAGAACGCGGTCCGTACGAAACGCACGGCGGTCATTCCCGTGGGCATAGACGTCAGCAGGTTCAGGACAGGACTGGACGGCTCCGAGATAAGGAAGAGACACGGGTTCACGGATGAGAGGGTGGTGATACACGTCGGAAGGGTATCCTATGAAAAGAACATAGGGGTGGCTGTAAAGGCATTCAAGCACCTTCCGGACGACGTCAAACTTATGATAGTGGGAAAAGGCCCGGCCCTCCAGGATATGAAGGATCTGGTGAAGAACGAGGGACTGGAGGACAGAGTGATATTCACGGGGTTCGTTCCGGATGACGAACTTGCCCTATATTATTCGGCATCGGACGTTGTTGTTTCCGCATCGAGGTTCGAAACCCAGGGGCTCACGATCACGGAGGCTATGGCATGCGGCCTTCCCGCCGCATGCTCCGACGGAAGGGCGTTCCTGGATGTCGTGGTGGACGGAGTGAACGGGTTCCTTTTCAAAGACACGCCCGAAGAGTGCGCCGAAGCGATAATGAAATGCCTGGAAAGCAAAGAAGGCATGTCCGCGAACGCGAGAAAGACCGCCGAGGAATATTCGATGGAAGCCACCGGGAAGAAGATGATATCTCTGTACGAAAGCGTGGTAAGCAGCAGGAAGTCCTCGTAA
- a CDS encoding alpha/beta hydrolase, whose protein sequence is MKKSIAAAAVLVCIVVAAAAAAAIFLNKGEGDDATIDLDNMPEGLREIEVKVNEGGKWELNGLITTNAVGRNDTAAVIVHGSGPVDMDCSVYGQKPYRDLAWGLALFDIDVLRYDKRTSVYGNSSFVDRARATVMEETVDDAVAAAGLLRGLGYERIFLIGHSLGGMLGPIIVSESKGLFDGFISLAGSPRILPEISADQCLALTTPQNSASMEIYVKAEQAKLDRLSSMTESELQSTTIFGLRAYYIKDMIGRDAAGTAVSLDVPMLFLQGSADFQVYADRDFVMWKEILDGKEGVEFKLYNGLNHFFMVSKGPNAGTIEEYYLKGHVSLDVIGDIAEFINR, encoded by the coding sequence ATGAAAAAGAGCATAGCGGCGGCCGCAGTGTTGGTATGTATCGTGGTTGCAGCAGCGGCAGCGGCGGCGATCTTTCTCAACAAGGGTGAGGGCGATGACGCCACCATAGACCTCGACAATATGCCCGAAGGTCTCAGAGAGATCGAAGTGAAGGTGAACGAAGGGGGCAAGTGGGAGCTTAACGGATTGATAACGACCAACGCAGTCGGTCGAAACGACACGGCGGCCGTCATAGTCCACGGTTCGGGGCCGGTTGATATGGATTGCAGCGTGTACGGACAGAAGCCGTACAGAGACCTGGCATGGGGGCTGGCCCTCTTTGATATCGATGTTCTAAGGTATGACAAGAGAACAAGTGTCTATGGAAATTCAAGTTTTGTTGATCGGGCAAGGGCCACCGTAATGGAAGAGACCGTCGACGACGCGGTAGCGGCCGCCGGATTGCTGAGAGGCCTGGGCTATGAGAGGATATTCCTGATCGGACACAGTCTGGGAGGAATGCTCGGGCCGATAATAGTTAGCGAAAGTAAAGGGCTGTTCGACGGATTCATCTCATTGGCGGGAAGCCCGAGGATATTGCCTGAGATATCGGCCGATCAGTGCCTTGCGCTTACCACCCCTCAGAACAGTGCTTCAATGGAAATATATGTGAAAGCAGAACAGGCCAAGCTGGACCGGTTGAGCTCAATGACGGAATCCGAACTCCAGAGCACAACGATATTCGGTTTGCGGGCATATTATATCAAAGACATGATCGGCAGGGATGCGGCAGGGACAGCAGTTTCATTGGATGTCCCGATGCTGTTCCTGCAGGGGAGCGCCGACTTCCAGGTGTATGCGGATAGGGACTTTGTCATGTGGAAGGAGATCCTGGACGGCAAGGAAGGGGTCGAGTTCAAGCTTTACAACGGGCTTAATCATTTTTTCATGGTGTCAAAGGGACCTAATGCCGGGACCATAGAGGAATATTATCTGAAAGGACATGTAAGTCTGGATGTGATCGGGGACATAGCCGAATTCATAAACAGATGA
- a CDS encoding aminodeoxychorismate/anthranilate synthase component II: MILLIDNYDSFTYNLYQLIGAADPDVRVIRNDEMDIPKIKELNPSHIVISPGPGRPADAGVCEELVRSSEVPVLGVCLGHQAICEAFGARVTYAKELIHGKKGTVHIANGNPIFKGLPPILRAARYHSLAIERESLPDELLIIAEDPDGEVMGVKHRGRDIYGVQFHPESILTDNGDIVIRNFLRTGGGVK, translated from the coding sequence ATGATCCTGCTGATAGACAATTACGACAGTTTCACATATAACCTGTATCAGTTGATCGGTGCCGCCGATCCCGACGTCAGGGTCATCAGGAACGACGAGATGGATATCCCCAAAATAAAAGAGCTGAATCCTTCTCATATCGTGATCTCGCCCGGGCCGGGCAGACCTGCGGACGCAGGCGTATGCGAAGAATTGGTCCGATCCTCCGAGGTGCCTGTTCTGGGCGTCTGTCTGGGACATCAGGCGATATGTGAGGCTTTCGGCGCGCGGGTCACATATGCCAAGGAGCTTATCCACGGAAAGAAGGGGACGGTCCACATCGCCAACGGCAATCCCATTTTCAAGGGCCTGCCGCCGATATTGCGGGCGGCGAGATACCACTCCCTCGCTATAGAAAGAGAAAGTCTGCCCGACGAACTGCTGATCATAGCAGAGGACCCTGACGGCGAGGTCATGGGCGTGAAGCACCGGGGCCGGGATATCTACGGCGTGCAGTTCCACCCCGAATCCATACTGACAGACAACGGAGATATCGTGATCCGGAATTTCTTAAGGACAGGGGGCGGAGTGAAATGA
- a CDS encoding phosphopantothenate/pantothenate synthetase, translating to MNIPTDHPRYRSLMVRERLSEMVDKGLVTRTGLISHGRGEAFDYLMGERSPEPSLRAERAAAAYLLRAKNPVVCVNGNAAALDPGNLIALAREIPAKIEVNIFHRTEERMELLISHLEKNGAGEVLGRDPDTRIPGLSSDRAMCTKEGIYDSDVILVPIEDGDRAKALADMGKIVISIDLNPLSRTSRTAAVSISDEMTRALENIIGAVKEMRGKHDVIEETIRTFSNERNRKEIVEEICSFLRSEFDRGG from the coding sequence GTGAACATACCCACGGACCACCCCCGCTACAGATCCCTCATGGTACGGGAAAGATTGTCGGAGATGGTCGACAAAGGTCTCGTGACCCGGACTGGTCTGATCTCCCACGGCAGAGGAGAGGCCTTCGACTACCTGATGGGAGAAAGGAGTCCGGAACCTTCTTTGAGAGCAGAACGGGCCGCCGCAGCCTACCTTCTGAGGGCTAAGAATCCGGTCGTATGCGTAAACGGTAACGCGGCCGCTCTGGACCCGGGGAACCTGATAGCATTGGCGAGAGAGATCCCGGCAAAGATCGAGGTGAACATCTTCCACAGAACCGAGGAGAGGATGGAACTCCTAATATCACACCTTGAGAAGAACGGCGCCGGCGAGGTTCTCGGAAGGGACCCTGACACAAGGATACCAGGGCTGAGTTCGGACCGCGCCATGTGCACTAAAGAAGGGATATACGACTCGGACGTGATCCTCGTTCCGATAGAGGACGGCGACCGGGCAAAGGCGCTGGCGGATATGGGGAAGATCGTCATCTCGATAGATCTGAACCCTTTGTCGAGGACGTCGAGGACGGCCGCCGTCTCGATATCGGATGAGATGACCCGGGCGCTGGAGAACATCATAGGTGCGGTAAAGGAGATGAGGGGGAAACACGACGTGATCGAGGAAACGATAAGGACGTTCTCCAACGAACGCAACAGAAAAGAAATTGTAGAGGAGATATGTTCTTTTCTCAGATCGGAATTTGATAGGGGTGGTTGA
- a CDS encoding 50S ribosomal protein L1 has translation MAEKPTVIAVQKALESAKKRNFVETVELAINLKDVDLAIPKNRIQEDIILPNGRGKTVKICVIGGGELALKAKDVADLVITPEELGTIADDKKQAKKIANSTDYFIAEAPLMAVVGKRLGIVLGPRGKMPKPIPPGADPSGMVDNLRKSVTVRTKDRKTFHVPVGTVNMSPEDIADNIDIVLKRVSLKLEKGMANVASAYVKTSMGPAERIL, from the coding sequence TTGGCAGAAAAACCAACCGTAATTGCTGTGCAGAAAGCACTGGAAAGTGCAAAGAAGCGCAATTTTGTTGAAACGGTTGAGTTGGCCATCAATCTCAAGGATGTTGACCTTGCAATACCGAAGAACCGTATCCAGGAAGATATAATCCTCCCGAACGGCCGCGGTAAGACGGTCAAGATCTGCGTGATTGGTGGTGGCGAACTAGCCTTGAAAGCCAAGGACGTAGCCGATCTTGTGATCACTCCCGAAGAGCTCGGGACGATCGCAGACGATAAGAAACAGGCAAAGAAGATCGCGAACAGCACCGATTACTTCATCGCCGAGGCCCCATTGATGGCGGTCGTCGGTAAAAGGCTCGGTATCGTTCTCGGTCCCCGCGGAAAGATGCCTAAACCCATACCTCCGGGAGCCGATCCCTCAGGAATGGTGGACAACCTCCGCAAGTCTGTGACCGTCAGAACGAAAGACAGGAAGACCTTCCATGTGCCCGTGGGGACAGTTAACATGTCTCCGGAGGATATCGCCGATAACATCGACATCGTCTTGAAACGTGTGTCGCTGAAGTTGGAGAAAGGCATGGCGAACGTAGCGTCCGCTTATGTCAAGACATCCATGGGGCCGGCGGAGAGGATATTGTAA
- the trpD gene encoding anthranilate phosphoribosyltransferase, which produces MIREAIYDMLNGRDLSLEVTRDVMQEMMDGTATQSQMGAFLTAIRQKGETIDEITACAAVMRERCERLRPGTDVLDIVGTGGDELSTFNISTISAFVAAAGGVPVAKHGNRSVSSKCGSADVLEALGANIGLSARENEIVLERTGMCFMLAQLYHSAVKHVAPVRKELGVRTIFNILGPLANPAGATMQLLGVYDENLVEPLANVLLNLGMKRAMVVHGRDGLDEITMTHTTTICEVAEGRLNSYFITPEQFGFKRCGMEDLTGGYPEENARIALDILNGTRGPKRDTVVLNSAVCLYMAYGNMTMRQCVKAAEDLIDSGKALDKLNEFVRVTNEVGKI; this is translated from the coding sequence ATGATACGTGAAGCGATCTATGATATGCTTAACGGGAGGGACCTGTCCCTTGAGGTCACCAGGGATGTGATGCAGGAGATGATGGACGGCACGGCGACACAGTCGCAGATGGGCGCTTTCCTTACCGCGATACGTCAAAAAGGCGAGACCATTGATGAGATTACTGCCTGCGCGGCCGTAATGCGGGAAAGGTGCGAGAGGCTGAGGCCGGGGACCGACGTGCTGGACATCGTGGGAACAGGCGGGGACGAACTCTCCACCTTCAATATCTCCACCATATCCGCTTTCGTGGCCGCGGCGGGCGGCGTTCCGGTGGCAAAGCACGGTAACCGGAGCGTTTCCAGCAAGTGCGGCAGCGCGGATGTTCTGGAGGCGCTCGGCGCGAACATCGGCCTCTCCGCCCGTGAGAACGAGATCGTACTCGAACGGACGGGTATGTGTTTCATGCTGGCACAGTTGTACCATTCGGCGGTGAAGCACGTGGCCCCGGTGCGGAAGGAGCTCGGCGTTCGAACGATCTTCAATATACTGGGGCCGCTGGCCAATCCGGCGGGAGCGACGATGCAGCTCCTGGGTGTTTACGACGAGAACCTGGTGGAACCCCTCGCCAATGTCCTTTTGAACTTGGGCATGAAACGTGCGATGGTCGTGCACGGGCGCGACGGGCTGGACGAGATCACCATGACCCACACTACGACCATTTGCGAGGTCGCGGAGGGGCGGCTGAACAGCTATTTCATCACACCTGAACAGTTCGGCTTCAAGCGGTGCGGAATGGAGGACCTGACCGGCGGATACCCGGAAGAGAACGCGCGTATCGCCCTGGACATACTGAACGGTACCCGGGGTCCGAAACGTGACACTGTGGTCCTGAATTCAGCTGTATGCCTTTACATGGCATACGGCAACATGACCATGCGCCAATGCGTCAAAGCGGCGGAGGATCTCATAGACAGCGGCAAGGCCCTTGACAAACTGAACGAATTCGTCAGGGTGACGAACGAAGTAGGAAAAATCTGA
- a CDS encoding anthranilate synthase component I family protein, with amino-acid sequence MIRPTLEEARRLAKGNETDGENSVIPISIELFSDIRTPMEILNLIRKKGKNAYILESVENGESWGRYTFLGYDPSMTITGNDGVVVIKTAAGETEKKGNSHIILKDIISAYKSPRILYLPTFTGGFVGYFSYEYAKYVEYGLELKAKNPCSYNDFCLMLFNRVIAVDHFRQKIFLITNIKTQDLEQEYIKGVTDLKDMEKLVTGDRKDDFPIGRIRSEFTPRFTEAEFVGIVERLKHHIREGDIFQCVPSIELSADYEGDLLQAYRALRTINPSSYMFYMEFDDMQIAGASPETLVSLKDGVISTYPLAGTCKRADDDRETQRLIVELLDDEKELSEHDMLVDLSRNDLGKVCEFGSVNVNEYRGIKICSHVCHIESRVVGDIRPEYDAFDAMAAVLPAGTLSGAPKKRAMELIDELEGEKRGVYGGAVGYIDFTGDMDLCIGIRMAVLKDGSVHVQAGAGIVADSIPLNEYKECRNKAEAMLKAIRGVAE; translated from the coding sequence ATGATCAGACCGACGCTGGAAGAGGCACGGCGCCTCGCAAAGGGGAACGAAACAGACGGAGAGAATTCAGTCATCCCGATAAGCATAGAGCTTTTTTCCGACATACGCACGCCGATGGAGATCTTGAACCTGATCAGGAAAAAGGGGAAGAACGCCTATATCCTGGAGAGCGTGGAGAACGGCGAAAGCTGGGGCAGGTACACCTTCCTGGGTTATGATCCGTCGATGACCATCACGGGCAACGACGGGGTCGTGGTCATCAAGACCGCCGCAGGCGAGACCGAGAAAAAAGGAAATTCGCACATCATTCTGAAAGATATCATAAGCGCGTACAAAAGCCCGAGAATACTTTATCTCCCCACCTTCACGGGAGGGTTTGTCGGGTACTTTTCATACGAATATGCCAAATACGTAGAGTACGGCCTGGAGCTTAAAGCAAAGAACCCCTGCAGCTACAACGATTTCTGCCTGATGCTTTTCAACAGAGTGATCGCGGTAGACCACTTCAGGCAGAAGATATTTTTGATCACGAACATAAAGACCCAGGATCTTGAACAGGAATATATCAAAGGGGTCACCGACCTCAAGGATATGGAAAAACTTGTGACGGGCGACAGGAAGGATGATTTTCCCATCGGACGGATCAGGTCTGAATTCACGCCGCGTTTCACCGAGGCGGAATTCGTCGGCATTGTGGAGAGGCTTAAGCACCATATCCGAGAGGGAGATATCTTCCAGTGCGTGCCGTCCATAGAACTCTCGGCAGATTACGAAGGTGACCTTCTGCAGGCGTATCGGGCATTGCGCACGATAAATCCTTCGTCATACATGTTCTACATGGAGTTTGACGATATGCAGATCGCCGGGGCGTCGCCGGAGACGCTGGTATCCCTCAAGGACGGTGTGATAAGCACATATCCCCTGGCCGGGACATGCAAACGGGCGGACGACGACAGAGAGACGCAGAGGCTTATAGTCGAACTTCTGGACGACGAAAAGGAACTTTCCGAACACGATATGCTTGTGGACCTGAGCAGGAACGATCTCGGCAAAGTGTGCGAGTTCGGCAGCGTGAACGTTAACGAATACAGAGGGATCAAAATATGCTCCCATGTCTGCCATATCGAATCCAGGGTTGTCGGCGATATAAGGCCGGAATATGACGCCTTTGATGCAATGGCGGCGGTGCTGCCGGCCGGGACCCTTTCGGGCGCCCCGAAGAAAAGGGCAATGGAGCTCATTGATGAGCTGGAGGGTGAAAAACGGGGAGTGTACGGAGGGGCGGTGGGATATATTGATTTCACCGGGGACATGGATCTCTGCATAGGCATCCGCATGGCGGTGCTCAAGGACGGTTCCGTCCACGTCCAGGCTGGCGCCGGGATCGTAGCCGACAGCATACCTCTGAACGAATACAAAGAGTGCCGGAACAAAGCTGAAGCGATGCTAAAAGCGATCAGGGGGGTAGCGGAATGA
- a CDS encoding RNA methyltransferase yields the protein MPEIRIVLVGPKFEGNVGAVARSMANFDLRDLYLVEPCEIGEDAYRRAKHGSDILDGAVRVGTMEEAVEDCFLVVGTSGITTKGDRNYTRVPVPVREFAQALSGYEERVAVVFGREDIGLFQEELNKCDLLINIPASDAYPVLNLSHAAALVMYELFQIGNVIKRPEPAERKEKDYMFGFFDDLMDAIDYPEHRRADTSVMFRRMMGRSIPTKYEYNTIMGIFGDASKIIRNGKKWE from the coding sequence ATGCCTGAAATAAGGATAGTTCTAGTAGGCCCTAAGTTCGAGGGGAATGTAGGCGCTGTCGCCAGGTCAATGGCAAATTTCGATCTCAGGGATCTTTATCTCGTGGAACCGTGCGAGATAGGCGAGGACGCTTACCGCAGGGCGAAGCACGGCTCGGACATCCTGGACGGGGCGGTGAGAGTAGGGACGATGGAAGAAGCGGTCGAGGACTGTTTCCTCGTGGTCGGCACAAGCGGAATAACCACAAAAGGGGACAGGAACTACACCCGGGTCCCGGTTCCGGTAAGGGAATTCGCTCAGGCCCTTTCCGGATATGAAGAAAGGGTCGCCGTCGTTTTCGGAAGAGAGGACATCGGCCTGTTCCAGGAGGAGCTGAACAAATGCGACCTCCTGATCAATATCCCGGCGAGTGACGCTTATCCTGTGCTCAACCTGTCGCACGCCGCCGCATTGGTGATGTACGAACTGTTCCAGATAGGGAACGTGATAAAACGGCCGGAGCCCGCCGAAAGGAAGGAGAAGGACTATATGTTCGGTTTCTTCGACGACCTGATGGACGCCATCGACTACCCTGAACACAGAAGGGCGGATACCTCGGTGATGTTCAGGCGCATGATGGGACGCTCCATCCCCACGAAATATGAGTACAACACGATCATGGGGATATTCGGCGATGCTTCGAAGATAATAAGGAACGGTAAGAAATGGGAATGA
- a CDS encoding 50S ribosomal protein L10 yields MAHVATWKKDMVSEIVKDIVDNPVVAVVDMHGIPGQQIQAMRAGLREHAKLKMTKNNLMLLALDEAAKQRPGVEALKDSVHGQCAIVATDMNPFKLYKKLEATMTPAPAKPGQLAPMDIVVPKGPTPFGPGPIIGELQKIGLPAAVEAGKIAIRKETTLVKKGEPVPAGVAAMLPKLNILPMVVGMDLRSAFEAGTLYGKDVLAIPDDYYSTMFATAVYNARALAIEIVYTTKETIVPLVTKAFREAMGLSISAAIPTKENIEILLAKADSQMLAVASVSGYSNDAIAARLNTAAAAVAVKPAAEPAKPEQKVEDEEEEQVSEEDAAAGLSALFG; encoded by the coding sequence ATGGCACACGTCGCAACTTGGAAGAAGGACATGGTGAGCGAGATCGTCAAGGACATCGTGGATAACCCTGTTGTCGCAGTGGTCGACATGCATGGTATCCCGGGGCAGCAGATCCAGGCCATGAGGGCCGGGCTCCGCGAGCACGCCAAACTCAAGATGACCAAGAACAACCTTATGCTCTTGGCCCTTGATGAGGCCGCAAAGCAGAGGCCGGGCGTCGAGGCGCTGAAGGACTCTGTGCACGGCCAGTGCGCCATAGTCGCGACGGACATGAATCCGTTCAAGCTTTACAAGAAGCTCGAAGCGACGATGACGCCCGCCCCCGCCAAACCGGGGCAGCTGGCGCCCATGGACATAGTTGTTCCTAAGGGACCGACCCCGTTCGGCCCCGGTCCGATCATCGGTGAACTTCAGAAGATAGGCCTACCGGCCGCCGTAGAGGCCGGAAAGATAGCGATTAGAAAGGAAACGACACTGGTTAAGAAGGGAGAACCCGTTCCAGCCGGCGTCGCCGCGATGCTTCCCAAGCTGAACATCCTTCCCATGGTAGTGGGAATGGATCTGAGGTCGGCCTTCGAGGCCGGCACCCTTTATGGGAAAGACGTACTCGCGATACCTGATGATTACTACTCGACAATGTTCGCTACGGCCGTATACAACGCTCGCGCGCTGGCGATAGAGATCGTATATACAACAAAGGAAACGATTGTACCGCTCGTCACGAAAGCGTTCAGAGAGGCAATGGGCCTTTCGATATCGGCCGCGATACCGACCAAAGAGAATATCGAGATACTTCTTGCGAAGGCAGACAGTCAGATGCTTGCCGTGGCTTCCGTGTCAGGATACAGCAACGACGCCATCGCCGCCAGGTTGAACACCGCGGCGGCAGCCGTTGCGGTCAAACCTGCGGCGGAACCCGCGAAACCGGAGCAGAAAGTTGAAGATGAAGAAGAAGAACAGGTCAGCGAAGAAGACGCAGCAGCTGGCCTGAGCGCATTATTCGGCTAA
- a CDS encoding adenosylhomocysteinase, protein MDELLKKGSLRLKWAYEHMPVMKEIDQRFREERPFEGVKIGMALHTEAKTGVLAVTLANGGAKIRLASCNPLSTDDSVSLALKEEYGLEVHAKKGETQDEYYSNLNKVLDLRPDMIIDDGADLIAMVHTVRRDAIGGVKGANEETTTGAARLRSMAAEGKLEFPVISVNDAKMKFLFDNRYGTGQSAFDGWMNATNLVVAGKRLVVAGYGWCGKGVAMRAKGLGASVTVCEVDPVKAIEARMDGYEVMRMTDAVSTADIVMTVTGCRDILREEHFRAMKDGCVMGNVGHFDNEINKGDLEKLSASVNKVRDFIDEYRTKDGRKLYLIADGRLMNLAAGQGHPVEIMDTSFAAQALCMEHILGNSAEMKNIVHDVPGPIDTEIANIKLRSMGITIDSLTDAQKKYMSGWEEGT, encoded by the coding sequence GTGGATGAGCTTTTGAAAAAGGGCAGTTTGAGGCTTAAGTGGGCGTACGAGCACATGCCGGTGATGAAGGAGATAGACCAAAGGTTCCGCGAGGAGAGGCCGTTCGAGGGCGTGAAGATAGGAATGGCGCTGCACACGGAGGCTAAGACCGGCGTGCTGGCGGTAACGCTGGCGAACGGCGGCGCAAAGATAAGGCTGGCAAGCTGCAATCCGCTTTCGACGGATGACTCAGTGTCATTGGCATTAAAGGAAGAATACGGTCTTGAGGTACATGCGAAGAAAGGAGAGACCCAGGATGAATATTATTCCAATCTCAACAAGGTCCTGGACCTTAGACCGGATATGATCATAGACGACGGCGCGGATCTGATCGCGATGGTCCACACCGTCCGCAGGGACGCGATCGGCGGCGTAAAAGGAGCAAACGAGGAGACGACCACCGGCGCCGCAAGGCTGAGGTCCATGGCGGCGGAAGGAAAGCTTGAGTTCCCTGTGATATCGGTGAACGACGCGAAGATGAAGTTCCTTTTCGACAACAGATACGGGACCGGCCAGTCCGCATTCGACGGATGGATGAACGCCACGAATCTGGTGGTCGCCGGCAAGCGCCTTGTGGTGGCCGGTTACGGCTGGTGCGGAAAGGGAGTGGCCATGAGGGCGAAAGGCCTCGGAGCCTCCGTGACGGTATGCGAGGTGGATCCGGTCAAAGCGATAGAGGCCAGAATGGACGGTTATGAAGTGATGAGGATGACCGACGCCGTAAGTACAGCGGACATAGTCATGACAGTCACAGGCTGCAGGGACATCCTCAGAGAGGAACACTTCCGCGCCATGAAAGACGGCTGCGTCATGGGCAATGTCGGGCATTTCGATAATGAGATAAACAAAGGCGATCTGGAAAAATTATCCGCATCAGTCAACAAGGTAAGGGACTTCATCGACGAATACAGAACAAAGGACGGAAGGAAGCTGTACCTCATCGCGGACGGCAGACTGATGAATTTAGCGGCGGGACAGGGGCACCCCGTGGAGATAATGGACACGAGCTTTGCCGCTCAGGCATTGTGCATGGAACACATCCTCGGGAACAGCGCGGAAATGAAGAACATAGTACATGACGTTCCGGGGCCCATAGACACCGAGATAGCGAACATAAAACTGCGCTCGATGGGCATAACGATAGATTCGCTCACGGACGCTCAGAAAAAGTACATGTCTGGATGGGAAGAAGGAACGTGA
- the rpl12p gene encoding 50S ribosomal protein P1 — MEYIYSAMVLYSAGKNITEDGITAILKAAGVESDAAKVKALIASLEGVDIKGAIASAAVAAAAPAAAAAAPAAAKGAPAAAPAAAEEPEEEAVSEEDAAAGLSALFG, encoded by the coding sequence ATGGAGTATATTTACAGTGCAATGGTGCTTTACTCTGCTGGCAAAAACATAACCGAGGACGGCATAACCGCGATCCTCAAGGCAGCCGGAGTAGAGTCGGACGCAGCAAAGGTCAAAGCACTGATCGCTTCACTCGAGGGAGTTGACATAAAGGGGGCCATCGCATCGGCCGCCGTCGCAGCAGCCGCGCCCGCGGCCGCAGCAGCAGCACCCGCAGCAGCCAAAGGAGCACCCGCAGCGGCACCCGCAGCGGCGGAGGAGCCTGAGGAAGAAGCAGTCAGCGAAGAGGACGCAGCAGCTGGTCTGAGCGCTCTGTTCGGATGA